The DNA sequence CCATGTACGTGGGATTGTCCATCTCGCCGCTCATGGTCAGCGGCAGCGTGGAAGGATATGTGTTCATCTTCCAGGATCTGACCGACATCAAGCGGCTGGAGAATGAGCTGGAGGTGCAGCGGAAAATGGCGGCGATCGGCAATCTCTCCGCCGCCATCGCCCACGAGATCCGCAATCCGCTGGCTTCGATGATGGGTTCGATCCAGGTGCTCAAGAACCAGTTGACCCTGTCATCCTCACAGGGTCACCTCATGGACATCGTCCTGCGCGAATCCCATCGTCTCGACCGAATCATCGCCGACTTTCTGCAGTACGCCAGCCCGCGCCGCTTTTCACCGAAAGTGTTCGACATCGGCGCGCTGCTGCAAGAGACGATTTTCCTCTTCAAGAACAGCCCGGAGGTGCGCGACGGGCACCGCATCGAGTACATCGGCTGCCCGTCCGGCCTGGATTTCCACGGCGATCCCGACCAGATCAAGCAGGTCTTCTGGAACTTGTGCACCAATGCCATCAAGGCGATGCCCGCCGGGGGCACGTTGCGGATCGATTGCCGTCCCCAGGAGGGGGGGCTTATAATAGAGTTCCGCGACA is a window from the Kiritimatiellia bacterium genome containing:
- a CDS encoding PAS domain-containing sensor histidine kinase, giving the protein MYVGLSISPLMVSGSVEGYVFIFQDLTDIKRLENELEVQRKMAAIGNLSAAIAHEIRNPLASMMGSIQVLKNQLTLSSSQGHLMDIVLRESHRLDRIIADFLQYASPRRFSPKVFDIGALLQETIFLFKNSPEVRDGHRIEYIGCPSGLDFHGDPDQIKQVFWNLCTNAIKAMPAGGTLRIDCRPQEGGLIIEFRDTGRGMGPAELQQLFEPFQSRFPSGMGLGMAIVYRIVSDHRGRIEVESAPGQGTSVRILFKTETINPRREAVPE